CCTATAGGCATGGTTGACCTCCCTCTCGAACGAGTCTCTCTCACGACGACGAGAACTTTCCAACTCATCTTTCAAACAAGCAATCTCTTGGTCAGCCACCTCAACCTTGAATTGAGCCATCGCGCCTCTTGTTTGCTCGTATCGAGGGCTCGGTTTATCATAAGAAGGCCCTGCGAGAATTCTCAAAATCAGTAAAGCTTAGGGCCAAACAAAACCCGAGAATGTCCAAAGATGAGAACCTACCCCAATGACCATCCTCGCCGCCTTGGAAAAATCTGGCACTTCGTTGGATCCACCCTCAGTCGGAGGAAAGTCGAATTCAAACAACCCGTCGAGGTTAAACTGCTCGCCGCTGCTTCCACCGGCTTGACTGTCAAGATAGTCCTTGAGTATGTTATCAGGAGAAAGCTGTCCATCAACCACATCTTCATCCAACATAAGATGCTTGTCCTTGCGAGGCTTTGACTTGTCTCTCTTCGTCTGAATATGGAATAAACCAATCCATACTAGACTCCGACCCTTCTTCGGTCGGAAGGTCAGGCTGAAACCGGGAACGATAGAGCGCGACAGCATGATGGACCCGCTTCGGGGAAAAGTCCGCCCAAAAGCATGGACGTACGCGTAATAACTCTCGAACGGTGAGCAATCCTTCGGCAACCAGATAGAAAGTGGCGGACACTAGAAAAAAAAAACACAAATGAAGATCAGACATCGTCGAAACCAAAGATAGCAAACGTTTGGAATCAGGAATATCTTTTTTTTCCCCAACCAGTCCTAAAGATGAGGATGGCGCTCATTTCCACCGAGGCATCGCTAACACGGACAAAGAAGAACTGCTCCTTCCAAAAATGGTATTTCGATATGAACTCCGAGATGATCGCCATGTTCGTACGAGGCGTCACTTGGACCATGAGTGAAGTAGACCATCAGGGCTCAACTAAAGCCTCGAGATGATCAGCGTCAAGGGTGATTCCTAGTTCGTAACTCAGCACCAAGATCCCAACGAGGTGCTATAAACCGCATGGATTAACTTGGCTGATCGACATGTTGAAACGGTTGAGAAGCTGTACGATAAGCTCCGGGTAGGGAACCATAGATGACATTGCATCAAGTACGCCTCATAGCACGTGAAATAGCCTTCGGGCGGAGATTGTGCAACTTCCCCACCTTCTGGGAGGCGAAACTCGACTGATTCAGGAATCCTGTAGAAACGTCTAGTGGCCGCAAGCCCATTTGGACAACTCCTGCTCGGACAACCGGCCACAAGGTTGGTTTTAAAAGGGGAAGGTCCCCATAGCACAGGAAGGGGAGGTTTCACTTCACCCCTAGCCGTCCAGTATGAATCGATCACTTCAGGATCGATCGATGTTGGGGTCAAAAATGGTTATCTCGAAATCAACGTCTAAATTCACATTTCCTCGCGGAGACCTTCTCGACACAATCTCGGTAAAAGTTCCCGAGCGTAAGTTTCAAAGAGAGACGTTTTCTGGGACTAAAAAACATACAGTCCAAGTCGACGGATGGCCGCGCAGGACTGAAAGTGCGACCAGCTCGGCCATCCGCCGAGCTGGATCGAACGCAAGACCAGCTTGGCCATCCGCCGAGCTGGACCAAACGCACAACCAGCTCGGCCATCCGCCGAGCTGGACCAGTCCAGTTTGGCGGATGGCCTATTTGGATCGAACGCACGACCAGCTCGTCCATCCGCCGAGCTGGACTAGTCCAGTTCGGCGGATGGCACCTGGAACGATTGTGTTGTTCTCGTCCTGTCCGCAATGCTCCTTTCCTAAGATTGTATCAAACTCGCTCTTGTTTCGTCTCGATCGGAAGTACCGTTTGAACTCTACGATTCAGAACCTGCAATAACACATTTTCTCGAATAACGTTCGGATTGCTCGTATAAAGCGATAACGGTTAGCTAAACGCCTAGAATTGCCTATGCGAGGAGTTTGGATGTTCTTCGGAATCGAGGTCGTTTCAAAAGCATTTTTTTTTATAAAATCGTAAAAACGCTTAAGTTAGAAAACGTTTAAAGAGCCCACTTACAATTTAATGCAAAATCAAGCCCAGTCGTTACGACGGTTTATCATTTATTACTCAGTAGAAGATAAATGTCAAGACAAGTTCCGAGGATAAATGCAAAGTTTCCGCGAAGTGATAAACTCAACCATAGACGAGAAAGGAAAGGGGAACCGACCTAGGAGGATATATAAGAGGAGCCAAAGCCGGGGGCGAGGGGGAGAGATTTTTTTACACCTGGAAGAACTCTGCTAGCTTAGGATAACTTAGAATTTAGGCGGCTGGATTTTACTTAGACTCTTTTCGTTCTTGTTCAAAGACTAACTTGGCTAGCGAAACTCTGCCTGTCTTATCTCTTACGAATCCTATAACCCTATCCTTTTATCAATCTATAATACGCCTCTGTGCAATTTACTTTCAATATTATGCTAGCATTGTCTCTTTCTTTTTTAGTGTGTTTACGCAAATAATCCGGGACCTCTGGAAAATTTAGAGTTTCTATCTTTCCTTATTTTACGGAAAATTGATAGTGTGGATTTCGGTTTCCACAGTTTGGCGCTAGAAGGAGGGGGGGGGGGTCGGATTCTCTAACTCAAAAACCACAAAACGTATGAGGCAGCATGAAGAAAATCGTGGAGTTCTTGGTCATTGATTGACCTGCGTTGTATAACGCGATCGTAGGAACTCCATGGCTGAATTCAATGCAAGCAGTCCCGTCAACGTACCACATGTGTCTCAAATTCCCAACCCCTCGTGGAATAGAGACCATCTGGGAAACCGGAGAATCTCGCGAGTATGCTTCGCCGCGGAATTAAAGCGAAAAAACCTTTAGTGGAGGTAACGCCTAAAAAGAAAAAGAAATCATCCGCCGAACTCCACGCCCTAGAACAAGACAAAACTGAAGTCTTTTGGCAGTCGCGAGTAGCCGAAGCTTTGGAGGGAAAACACGAACCAACCTGCGAGCCCGTTGTCTCGATATACTTAGACGAAGCATTCCCAGATTGCTGTGTCGAAATCGGCGGAAATCTGAGCGAGTCTCTGAAAACCGAGCTTATGGCCTGTCTTAAAAAGAACTTACACACATTCGCATGGGCCGCAAAGTACATTCCAGGGATTGATATCAACATCACATGTCACGAGCTCAATGTCGACCCAACTTTCAAACCTGTCAAGCAAAAAAGACGAAAACTGGGACTTGAGCGCGCTGGCGTAGTTAACGGCGAATTCGAAAAACTTCTCAAAATCGGATACATAACGAAAGTTAGGTATCCTGACTGGCTCGCTAATGCAGTCGTAGTGCTAACATCATTCCCACTACGGACAATCCTGCATAGCCCCATTCAGTCTGGAAGGTTAGCATAATGGGCAATCGAGCTGAGCGAGTACGACATCGAGTACCGAGCAAAATCTTGCGTGAAATCGCAAGTACTCGCCGACTTCTTAGTATAACTTCCTACAGGGTGCACGACTAACCAGGAGCCTGATTTGACCTGGACCCTCCACGTCGACGGATCCTCTTCCAAACAAGGCTTCAGAATCGGGGTCAGACTCACGTCACCAATGGGGGAAGTACTGGAACAGTTATTCCGACCGATTTTCCAGGCTACGAACAACGAAGCCGAGTATGAAGCCCTAATCGCGGGTTTTCGATTGGCTCACGGCCTAAAAATACGTAACATTCACGCCTACTGTGATTCCCAGCTAGTTACAAGTCAATAGAGCGGGGAATACAAAGCTAGGGACGAGAGAATGGATGCTGACTTAAAACTCGTTCAAAACTTGGCTCAAAGTTTCGATCAATTCGCTCTAACCCGGATTCCTCATGCCGAAAACGCACAGGCTGACGCCCTAGCCGCCTTGGCATCTAGTTCGGATCCAGGTCTGAGCAGAGTGATTCCCGTAGAATTCGTAGAGCATCCTAGCATCGGGCCACCCGTCATAATAAACTTAATCGATTCACCTTACGGCGATCCAAACGAAGTCGATGTCCAGGCAACGAAGGATCTAGAACAGTCCGAGTATGGATTCGACAAACCTTGGACAAAAACAATCCTCGCATACATCATGGACGGGAAACTCCCAGCGGAAAAATGGGCAGCCCGAAAGATTAAGACCCAATCCGCGCGATACGTCTTGGTGGAAGAGGAACTCTACAAGTGGAGATTTTGCGGACCACTCATGACCTGCGTGGAAGGAAAGAAAGCACGAAGGATAATGGAAGAAGTCCAGTATGGATCATGCGGAAACCATTCGGGCGGAAGATCCCTTGCAATCAAAATCAAACGCCACAGACACTATTGGCCGACGATGATCAAAGATTGCGAGAACTTCACGCGAAAATGCGAAAAATGCAAGAGGCATGCTCCTACTATCCATCAGCCGGCAGAGGTTCTCTCGTCGATCTCGGCACCATTTCCATTCATGCGATGGTCGATGGACATAGTCGGACCCATGCACAGGTCAAACAAAAAAATGATTCTTTTAGTTTTGACTGATTTTTTTCTCAAAATGGGTCGAAGCTGATTCCTACGCAAGCATCAAAGACAGCCAAGTCGAAAGTTTCGTGTGGAGAAACATCGTCTACAGACATGGTGTGCCATACGAAATCGTAACGGACAACAGATCCCAATTTATTTCGACCAGATTCGAGGCCTTCAGCGAAAAATGGAATATACGACTGACCAAATCGACTCCTAGATACCCACAATGTAACGGCCAAGACGAAACGATTAACAAGACCATCCTCGATGGGCTTAAGAAACGATTGGACGCCAAAAAGGGTAGATGGGCCGAAGAACTCGAAGGAGGCTTATGGTCACATCGCACGACTCCGAGACGCGCAATGGGAGAAACTCCATTCGCTCTCATTTACGAAAGTGAATGTATGATCCCAGCGGAAGTCGAATTCACCGGAGTACACAGAAGATTACTCCCAGAACTAGAAGATTCGAACAATCTAATGTTGTTGGATGAGCTCGATCTAATCAACAAACGGCGGGACCATGCCCTTATACGAATTCAAAACTATCAACAGGCGGATGCAAAGTACTACAACACTAACGTACGCAGCCGAAAATTCAAAGAAGGCGACTTAGTCTTAGTAATTTTTTTCCAAAACACTGCAGGAAAACTCGGAACTAACTAGGAAGGACCTTACAAAATCATAAAAGTAGTCCAACCAGGCGCATACGAAATCGCGAATATGCAGGACATCAAAATTCCAAGAACTTGGAACGCGATGAACCTCAAGAAATACTACCACTAAGCAACACTTTTCACCGAACTACGAGACGGCTTGATCCCTGAAAAGGGTACGTAGGCAATTCGTCATATGACGAGCTCAGCTGTCCCCCCTCAATATAAAAGGGGGGGAGCAGGTACGTATACGTAGTCGTACACTCTCAAAAAGAAATATCCGATCCCAGACTCGATATTTTTGAAACTTCTTTTTAACGCGGCGGAAAACATCCCAAAATCCGAATGTCATCAGAAACCTCCATCAAAAAATGACGTAAAACTTCAACCTTCGGCAAAGCGAGACGTCGCAAATGCCCGATGTTGGGGAAAAAATACTCAGGTACTACTTGCCTCCAGACCCTAGGCAGGACCCAGACCTCCGGGTCCCCGTTTTAGGAACGCTCAGGATCCCCAGTATCGGGTACCCCGGTATCGGTTCCAGGAACCGCCTCCAGCTCCCAAAAAAGGCAAATTGCCGATAAGGAGAACCTTCCATATTTCTGAATATGGAAGACTTCCATCTACTCCAACCAACAATAACCGACCTATAGACGACTATATAAGGGGAACCCAAACCCTAGAACAAGGGATCGACTCTTTTAGACTTGAAGGCTAGAATTAGACGGCTAGACTAGGGTTTCTTACTCAATACTTTGTAATCTCTTCTAGTTTGATCTAATAAACGCTTATTCAAGTCATAACCTCTTTTACTACTCTAAAATCTATACTAAATATCAGCTCATCCATCGTTCTGTAGTACTCTAAAAGATCCTACACAAAAATCCCTAACAGTTTGGCGCTAGAAGGAGGGGAGTAATCTAAACTACGTGACGATGGCGGTGGATGAGCAAGACAACCCGTCAGAATCTACTCCAAGAGAAGCTGAGCTACCAAGGTAACTCGACGGATTACAAAGCCAGGTAACCGACTTGCACAAGGCGGGGGAAGCTACCGAGAACCCTGAGATTTCCTCTGAATCCCAAAGCCTGAAGGAAAAGCTAGATGAACATTCGACGCAGTGGGAGCAAAGTGCTGAGAAGCTTACTCAGCTCGAATCTGAAAACCTTGTTCTCCGAGACAAGAATCAAGCCCTCAACACGGCAAGCAACAAGAAGCGCCGCTTCCGCACACAGGTCCGATCCATGCCGAGCCTGGACACACCCAACACCGCAGGAGGTACCGCTCGACAGCCTTCAGGTGAAGCCAAGGCATCAGGAGAAAAAAGCTGGAAATATGCGAGTCCATGAAACAATATCCAGCGACTCCGAGCCAGACTCCGAGAAGGAAACATCCGAAGGAGCCGCAGCATTGCAGTCCTCATTGACCACCTATCTGGAGCAGATGTTCTCCAAGAAGCTCGACACCATACAATCTATGGTAGAAAGGCTCCCCGGGGTGGCACCTCCGATTCGGAAAAGTAATCATATGCGAGTCCATGAAACAATATCCAGCGACTCCGAGCCAGACTCCGAGAAGGAAACATCCGAAGGAGCCGCAGCATTGCAGTCCTCATTGACCACCTATCTGGAGCAGATGTTCTCCAAGAAGCTCGACGCCATGCAATTTATGGTAGAAAAGCTCCCCGGGGTGGCACCTCCGATTCGGAAAAGTAATCTCGGTTCTTACGCCGATACTCCTTTCACAGACAGCATTGCCCTGATCGTGATGCCGAGAAAGTTCTCCTTCCCCAACATAAAGATGTATAACGGCACCGGCGACCCAGACGACCACATCGCTCAGTACAAGCAACGGATGCTAGCTGTAGAACTCCCAAGGGAGTTCCGCGAGGCCACCATGTGTAAGAGATTAGGCTCAACCCTGATCGGACCCGCGTTGCAATGGTACATTAATCTACACATCGGATCCATATCTTCATTCGCAACTCTCAGCGATGGGTTCGTGGAGCAGTCCGCAAGTAGCCGGAACCTGGAGAAAACCTCGGACCACCTCTATGAAATCCTCCAGCATCGGGTCGAACCCCTTCGCGATTACATAGCTCTCTTCAATCAGGAAAAGGTATCGATCCCTGAATGCAACGTCACCACAGCAATCTCAGCTCCCAGACGGGGATCTCTACAAGGAACTGACCAAGTATCAGTGTAAAAATATGGAAGACGTATTATCCCGAGCCTGGGCCCAGGCAAAATGGGAGGAAGACGTCGCAAGCCGTGCTAGGACTCAGCAGAAACAAGCAACCAGGAAAGACCGAAGTGATCAAGACGAGAGGTCCTCCCAGAAACCCACGAAAGACCAAGGAGGCAGAAACCGGGGCAAGTACATGAGCCGTCCACTAGAGAGAGCGGAAGGGATGTCGGTGTCTACCTGGCCAGATATCTCACACTTGTCTATATCCCAACCAGAGCTAATCAACGCCCTAAGGCAGATGGGTCAACAAGTTAAATGGCCCCAGAAGATGAGGGCACCTGATTCCTTCCAGAACCCCGACCTCTGGTGTGAGTTCCACCGCGACCTTGGTCACAAGACGGAGGACTGCATCGCATTAAAGATCGAAGTAAACGAGCTCATCCAAAAGGGATATCTCCGGGAATTCCTCTCAGAAAAGGCGAAGAACCTCCTAAGCAAGGAGACACCCAGGAAATCTGCTGAAACCAACCCCGCGTCACCACCTCGACATGACTGAGTGATCCATGTCATATCCGGAGGTTCGGAGATAAGCAGCATAAGCCATGCAGCCACAAAGAAGAGCACGCGAAACGCCAAACTTGTCCTGGAGACGTCCAAATCAAAACGGCTACTCTTGGGATCAGACGAAATAAGCTTCACGACAAAGGAGAAAGAGAAGGTCCTAGCTCCCCACCATGACGCTATGGTGGTATCGCTTACCGTAGCAAACAGCTTGGTAAGGAGGATCCTAGTAGATAACGGAAGCTCCAGCAACATCATCTTCCAGACCGCCTAGCAGGACCCGGGATTGGACGAAAGTGCCTTAACAAGGAGGATAACCCCACTTGTGGGATTCAGCGGAGAGGTGAAGCAAACCGCCGGTGAAGTGGATCTTCCAGTCTATGCTGAAGGAATCAACATGTCAACTAAGTTCCTCCTAGTCGACTGCCAATCATCCTACAACATGATCTTGGGAAGACCCTGGATCCATGATATGGGAGCTGTCCCCTCGACACTCCATCAAATGGTGAAGTTCCCAACTCCCTGGGGCATCAAGGCCGTCAGGGGTGATCAAGAAAATTCTCGGTCCTGGTACCAGACCATCTTAAAGGGGAAGACAAAGGTCTTATAGCAATTACAGCGTGGATCCCGAGCTCCACACATATTGGGACCACAGACTAACAACAGGAAAGGTACGCGACGAGTCAGAAACGAGAAAAGGAGGCCGAGGAATTCTCCCCAGCTTAACATCGACTGCTTTGCATGGTCTCTTTTGGATTCAAATCGAGCTAGTTCGGAGGTAGTCAAAACCCAAAGTCCTTTTGATTCAAGGCCCGGATGCGAAGCATCATACCTGGAGAACCGGATCCCCGCAACGATAACCCCAAGGAAGAGTTCAGGGTCGAGGATCCGCGTTAAACTCATAAGCTCCAGCAGGTTCGGCCCAGAGAAGCTTCACGTCACAGCTCGAAGAGGGCGACGGTCCGCATGCGTCATCTCCACATGTTATCAGATACCTCGGCACCCCCGAAAACTCTGGCCAGATAAGGAGTACCAAGAAGCAGGATGAGATACCTCATTTTCCCCGTAAAGGACCACTCGGGAGACCGATCTTCTGTGTACACTAGGAAGAGATCAGACCTCAGAAAGCTTTTGAAGTCCTCAATCAACCAGGTGGAGACGATCGTGGATCCAGTCCAAGGAATCCTAAATCCCTGACGACACCTCGGCCTTTCCAAAGGAGGGGCACGCACCTCAAATCAGGGTCATCCATGCGCCGGGGCAGAAGATCTCTAAATCCCCCAAGGTCCCGTAGAAAATAGCTATCAGTATAAGGTCCTTGGGGCAAGCTCAACCTACGAGCAATGAAAGGACCCATAGGTCAGAAGAGAACCCGATAAGCCCTGGGAGAAAACTAGTAGAGAAACCACCTGGAGTACTCGATCCCCGACTGGCTATCCCCCAGACGATGGAAGGAGGAACCCTCTCTGCATTATGCACAACCCCGAGGCTCATCATCCGAGGAAACGCCGAGCTGTTGGCCCGAGACCAACCTAACCGATGGCATACGACCAAGAGCCATGATGAGCAAGCTGAGACGGAGACCTCCCAACAAGGGGACGAGGTTCTACGACAGGACAAGGTCCACGAGCTATCAAAAAGCAAAGGTAAAACGTAGTCTACCTATTTGGAACACCTTGCAACCTACTATTCTATATTAGGATCCCCAGATCTCGATTTATATTACTCTATTATCTATTGTTTAAGAATTTTGGTTTCCTACTTATATGTATGCTAAGAGTCTCCGGACAAAAGCTTATATAATGAAATAGTTTCGACTATAAAAGTAGTAGGAAAGCCACAATACTTAAAGGGGCATATAGGGCTGGATCAGGTTCCACGAAACCTTCGAATCCCAGCTTAACCTCACTGACACGTGGTATTTCACGTGAAAACAAATGGGTATGAGACATAAAGCAGGAATGGGTCTGCGCAAACTTGAGTATACTGTCGATACAACCTAAAAACCCTGTATAGCCTAAGGCATATCGGGGTCCCCAAAAACAATACGCGCAAGTACCTGTATTAAAACGCTCCAGACTATACAATATAGGGGACGCTATATAAGTGCCAAAGTACTATGACATACATGGAGCACTCGACTGCTTGACCAGCCGTGGAGAGTGGTAAAGTCTGGCACTTGGATTTTCATCCACACCAGCAAAACTTTAATAAGTCTGATAGTGGCTTCTGCAGAAGCAGTATGCAGCACGGGAACTCGATAGTGACCAGCTTTCGAGCGGTAGAATGCGAAATCCCAACAGGTACCGGTAGTAGTCTCTCCTACGGAGGCGGAATACGGTCCCTGCAAAAACTATAATTCCGGGTTAACACGAAACCCGGATCCAGCCCCACAGGCCCTCTAACAAAACTTTCACGAGAAATCCTAAGAACTCTCAAAATCTTGAAAGACCTCAAGGTCCAAATACCTAAAAACTACGGACCCAAGGTCCATAATCATGCTAGGATTCCAGGGGTCGGTCCCAGGAACCCATATACTTCAAGGTCCAAAGCCGACCGGAACCCCGAATTCTCCAAAAAAAAGCCACACGACCCTCAGGAATCAGGAGTGATTCCCACCAAGAAACGATTCAACACGCAAAGTAGGGGCTAAAGAATCAATTGAACACACGAAAGGAGTCAAAAGCAAAAATCTCTTCAAAAGGGACCGCAAAGGATCAACGTTCGAAACGGTAGAAGACATTACTTAAAAGTAAAAAGCTCAAAACACCAGCATAAAAAGAAAAAACGCGTCTCTAAAACATTCAAAAAAACGGATCTGCCGAGTATCGCGATCCCGCTGCAGATCCCGAGGTAGCTGCTTGAACCGGTGCTCCAGTCATCAGCTGGTCAACTCCTTCAGCCCAGAATAGGTAACAACGATATTCTTCTTCTAGATTCCAGTGATCAACTTTCTTCTCCAGCCACTCCTACATAAGCTCCCATCTAGCCGTAGCTCTCACCCGGAGGTCAGATTGGTCCCTATGGAACGCCATACCCCGCACTTGGTTACGAAGGAAAAAAAAATCGGTGAGCAATCTCTGATGAACAGCCATAGGAGAGATACGAGCGGGTTGAGCTTCGTTACCAGCCAGAGGAACGAAAGAAGGACCAGAGACCGATGAAGCAGCTCTAACCAATATTGGGCGAGGAGTATAAAAGGGTCGTCTCTTTCGGATCTTTGCCTTTTGATACTCATCATAGATAATCGAAACCGAAAGCCTTGCAGTTCCCTGAAGAAAGACAGCACGAAAAATTAGAAGAAGAAATGGCAGCAAGAAGAAACCAAAGAATGGAATCTCACCCCACACACGACTATGGCGTAGAGCCTCCTTGCTCATCAGGAAGTTCACCCACTGGAATCGTTGAGGAACTCCCAACACGAGCTTCACCACTACCTCCCCGATGAAAGACACTGGATGAGCTACATCTGTCATCNNNNNNNNNNNNNNNNNNNNNNNNNNNNNNNNNNNNNNNNNNNNNNNNNNNNNNNNNNNNNNNNNNNNNNNNNNNNNNNNNNNNNNNNNNNNNNNNNNNNTATCAGAGATTTATGATTGAATTTGATAACTTTTAATTTTACATATATCGACAAATATAAAAAATTAACTTATTCAGGATTCTTCTATATAATGAGCTTGGCTTGATACACTACTCATCAAGAGAGCGTTTTCTAAGTCTACAATCATCTTTGTCTTTGAACCTCTGAGTTGCTCCCCCTTCGATTAGCTAGCTGGTAAGAAAATCACGTACATCAATTCACAAAGACTTTTCTTTGCGTCTTTTATGTTGTTCATAAGTTTGTTATTTTTTTCAGCTATGGAAACGGATGGTCAGAGAGTGTACTCTGTTCTTACAACAAATGAAGTTGGTGAGAAGATGACGAGTGAAATCAACCAGATCTCGGAAGTCTTCTTGCTGTCCAAATCTGATGCAACCTTAATCCTAATCTCTCTCCGTTGGAACTCGTTCAAGGCTTCAGACCGTTTGGGCGACGACAAGGAGAAACTCCTCTCGGACTTAGGTTTGGTTAAAGTTTTCAGTTCGTGTCAAGAAAGCGATTCTGTGTCTTCTTTCGCAGGTCATGAAAATCTGGTCTCCACACCCTTTTGTTCACACGAGTTTTCTGAAACTTGTTGGAAAAGTCATCTCAACAACCTTCTGGAGAGGAAGACGGAGGAGGAAGAGAGAGTCGTTTGCCCTAACCCAGACTGTGTTGCTCCTGTTGGACCCGATACCATTGAGAAACTCACAGAACCAGCGGTGAAGATGATGTACGATAGATACGTTCTGGGATCTTTCGTTGAGGCCAACAAGGAATCGATCAAGTGGTGTCCTGCGCCAGGTTGCGAATACGCCATTGAGCTTCATGAGGATCTCTTGGAAGATGATGAGTCTTCTCTTGACTTAGGTGTGGTGTGTTTGTGTGGTCACACATTCTGTTGGAGTTGCACGCTCGAGTCACATCGACCCGTGACCTGCAAGGATGCTTCTGTTTGGTTTAGTTCCACCTTGGATACGTTAAAGAGCAATGCTTGGCTCCTTGAAAACACCAAACGTTGTCCTAACTGCAACTGTCACGTGCAGAGGACCGATGACCCTGTTTTGAGAATGATAACTTGTATCTGCAGGTTTGCCCTCATCTTTTAAAACTTAGATCTCTTTGATTTTTGAAATCAGAACTCACTTTATTGTTTCACAATGATCAGTTGTAGCTTCTGTTGGCGCTGCTTTCGGTCAGAGGAAGAGCACAACGGAAAATGGAATTGTGTTGAATTCTCTTTTCAGCTATCAATGAGACAAGTGGACGATTCTCGTTACCTGCGTCTGTGGGAGACATGTCTTGAAGAGTATGAGAATTCCAAGTCGGATCTCAAAGCCATAGAGGAGAACGGCGTTCCAAGACTGACGGATAACTGCAATTTTAACGAGCGAGACGTTGATGCTGTAAAGGAAGCAACTCTGCTTATGGTCCAGTGTAGGCTTGTATTGAAATGGAGCTGTGCTTATGAATATTTCATAGCCATGTACCAAAGCGCCAAGACGCAGTATGTGAAGCACCTTCGAGGAGAAGCTACAAAGACACTTCTTAGGCACATAGCGACTCAAGAAGAGTTGATGAATAAAGCTCTCACATCTGGTTATTTCAGTTCCTTCAAGGTCAAGTTGTCAGACA
The DNA window shown above is from Brassica oleracea var. oleracea cultivar TO1000 chromosome C3, BOL, whole genome shotgun sequence and carries:
- the LOC106333634 gene encoding probable E3 ubiquitin-protein ligase ARI16; its protein translation is METDGQRVYSVLTTNEVGEKMTSEINQISEVFLLSKSDATLILISLRWNSFKASDRLGDDKEKLLSDLGLVKVFSSCQESDSVSSFAGHENLVSTPFCSHEFSETCWKSHLNNLLERKTEEEERVVCPNPDCVAPVGPDTIEKLTEPAVKMMYDRYVLGSFVEANKESIKWCPAPGCEYAIELHEDLLEDDESSLDLGVVCLCGHTFCWSCTLESHRPVTCKDASVWFSSTLDTLKSNAWLLENTKRCPNCNCHVQRTDDPVLRMITCICSCSFCWRCFRSEEEHNGKWNCVEFSFQLSMRQVDDSRYLRLWETCLEEYENSKSDLKAIEENGVPRLTDNCNFNERDVDAVKEATLLMVQCRLVLKWSCAYEYFIAMYQSAKTQYVKHLRGEATKTLLRHIATQEELMNKALTSGYFSSFKVKLSDSSTITGNYFHEYVKTLESGFPEIQVDT